In the genome of Streptomyces sp. NBC_00259, the window GCGGCCGGTCGGTCCGTTGGCGCCGAAGACTGCGATACGCATGATGTCGGGTCTTCCCTTCGTGTGGTTCCCGGAACGCCCTTGACTGTGCTGCTCACCGAACGCAGGCTCAATGCTGATGAATAACGCCGCTCCAGCCCCCGCCCGCACCCGAGGCCGCCCCCGCGGCAACCCGCCGACCCGCGAGTCGATCGTCTCGGCGGCCCGTTCGCTGTTCCTGGAGCACGGCTACCGGAGCACCACCCTGCGCGCGGTGGCCGGGGCCGCCGGGGTCGACCCGGCGCTGATCGCGTACCACTTCGGCTCGAAGAAGGGCCTGTTCGGGGACGTGATGCAGTTCCAGTGCGCCAATGCGCTGGCGGTGGACGACGTCCTCGGCGGCGACCCGGCCACCCTCCCCGACCGTCTGATCGACGCGGTGACCGGCCTGTGGGAGGACGCCGGATTCCAGCAGCTCACCACCCAGAGCGACGAGGCCATCGAGGTGATCCGCGAATACCTGGAACACGAGCTGCTGGCCCGGCTTGTTGAATTTCTCGGCGGTCGGGACGCGACCGCCCGCGCCACGGCCGTGGTGACGATCCTCGGCGGCCTCATCTACACCCGCTACCTCAACCCCCTCCCCACCCCCGCCGCTCTCACCCCGTCCGAGATCCGTCACATCCTCACCCCGGCGCTGCGCGCGGCACTGGCCCCGAGGCCGCGCACGGGAGCACCCTCAGCCCGTTCGACCGCGTAGGTGAGGGAAGAGCCGGCCCCTCGTGATGCCCGGCGTGGGCGGTGACGTGGCCCCGGTGCTTCCACCCCACCCGGCTGCACCTGGACGCCGACGGGACGCTCCCCACCGCGTTCGGCGACAGGGCTTCAGCTTCTCCCACAGCCTGCAGAACCCCGCCGGCAACGTCCGGACCGGCATATGTAGCCTCGGCGCCGAACAGCGTTGGAGGACTCACATGACCCGCACCACGCCACCGCGCCCTGTCGACATCGAGGCGGTCTTCCCTGCACTCGCCGCCCACCGGCGGACTGCGACACGGCTGCATCCGCGGCCTGGTGCGCCCAAGACCGGGGAGAGTTCGCTCGCCGGACCGCTGCTGTGGCCGGCCGACGAACCGTGGCCGGTCTGCACCGCGGTCCACGTCAAGGGCACGGGCCACCTCCTGTCCGACGTACACCTGCGGCGGCGCATCCAGGACGAGGCGCGAGGACGGGACCACA includes:
- a CDS encoding TetR/AcrR family transcriptional regulator; amino-acid sequence: MNNAAPAPARTRGRPRGNPPTRESIVSAARSLFLEHGYRSTTLRAVAGAAGVDPALIAYHFGSKKGLFGDVMQFQCANALAVDDVLGGDPATLPDRLIDAVTGLWEDAGFQQLTTQSDEAIEVIREYLEHELLARLVEFLGGRDATARATAVVTILGGLIYTRYLNPLPTPAALTPSEIRHILTPALRAALAPRPRTGAPSARSTA